Genomic DNA from Nitrospirota bacterium:
TAAGAAAAAAATGAATACGCCTTTCATCTATGTGAGACATAAAGCACCTCGGATAGTATTCCTTCAGACTCTCTATATTTCATCGAAAATCTCTCAATAAAGTCACCTCTGAGATCGAAGTCTTTATCAACAAGCAAAAGACCATTTAACGCATCCTTTAGATAAAATAGGGCAAATGCGTCATCACTCCTAATAAGATCATTTATAACCTTCACATCGAATGTATCAGGTGGGATGTTTGTCACCCTCGATAGTTCAACCTTAAGGTCGCTCGGAAGGGGGAAAAATGAGGAGCTATCCTCGACCTTTGCATAAATAGCTATATCTATATCACTTGGTATATCTGATGACAAAGAACTCCCGTAAAGATAAGCAAAGACGACCCTCTCATCCGTTAGTAAAATATTTTTGATATTATTAATAATCTCAGATTTCAAAATACCCCCTTTTGTTTATTATAGCCTCTTCTACAGAAAATAACCACAATAGATTTGCATAATTACCACTTTACAAATATACATTATCTTTGATACCCTTATAAAGCAAAGGTTTTCTTTATTATATGAGAGGGGAGGTCTCCTGAATGAAAAAGGTAGAGGCAATTATAAAACCATTTAAATTGGATGAGGTTAAGGATGCACTTAATAATATAGGTGTTCAGGGTATAACCGTCACAGAAGTCAGGGGATTTGGCAGACAGAAGGGACATACGGAGTTTTACAGGGGAGCTGAATATGTGGTTGATTTCCTGCCAAAGGTAAAGTTAGAGATTGTAACTCCTGATGATATGGTGCCCCGCATTATCGAGACCATAGAGAATGTAGCCAGAACAGGTCGTATAGGTGACGGGAAAATATTTGTGACCTCCGTTGAAGAGGTAATAAGGATAAGGACTGGCGAAAAGGGTGAGTCAGCGATATAGAAGGTAACCCTCACACCTATGCATAGGTGTGAGGGTAAAATTATGAAAAAAGAAGACATATTACATTTTAAGAATCTTGAGTTAGCCACGCTTTATGAAATAAGTAAGATTCTGGGTTCTTCCCTTGACATAAAGAGAAACCTGAATTCTTCCATGAAGATACTCTCTGATTTTATGGGTATGAGGAGAGGCACTGTTACTCTCCTTGATACCGAGACAAATGAGCTTACTATAGTCTCGGCGTATGGACTTACAAAGGATGAGATAAAGAGGGGCAGATATAAGATAGGTGAGGGTATCGTTGGCAGGGCCGTCAAGACAGGCTATCCTGTTATTATTCCTGATGTTGGTAAAGAGCCACTCTTTCTGGACAGGACAAGATCCCGTGGAGATATAAAAAGGGAGAATATATCTTTTCTGTGCGTCCCTATAAAGGTGAAAGGTGAGATATTGGGCGTCTTGAGTGCAGATAGACTTTTTGCAGATAAAAGGATATCCTTTGAGGAGGATATAAGGGTATTGAGTATAGTTGCTTCCCTTATCGGTCAGGCGCTGAAACTAAGCCAGATAGTCCAGAGGGAGAAAGAGGAACTTATCGAAGAGAAAGAAAGGCTCAGCCAGGAACTGAAGGGAAGATACCGAATTGATAACATAATCGGGCAGTCTGAGAGGATGCAAGAGGTCTTTGAAACGGTTTACAGGGTTGCAGGGAGCAAGGCAACAATCCTTATCCGTGGAGAAAGTGGAACAGGAAAGGAGCTAATTGCAAAGGCGATTCATTACAATAGTGAACGGGCGAATAAACCTTTTGTGAAGATTAACTGTGCTGCTCTACCAGAGACTCTGCTGGAGAGTGAGCTTTTTGGACATGAAAAGGGTGCCTTTACAGGTGCGATGTTTGAACGAAAGGGACGCTTTGAGATAGCAGATGGTGGCACATTATTTCTGGACGAGATAGGTGATCTATCCCACCCCCTTCAAGTTAAACTGCTCAGGTTTCTTCAGGAAAGAGAGTTTGAACGGATCGGTAGTAGTAAGACTATTAAGGTTGATGTCAGATTAATAGCAGCCACAAACATAGACCTTGAGAATGCAGTTAGAGAAGGAAGATTCAGGGAAGACCTCTATTACCGTCTGAATGTGGTTCCGATATTTCTCCCATCACTCAGGGAACGGAAGGATGATATTCCTCTATTAGTGGAACATTTTCTGGAGAGATTCAACAAGGAAAATGGAAAGGATGTAAGACTTTCACCGCAATCTATGGATATAATAATGAAATCGGAGTGGAGAGGTAATGTCAGGGAGCTCGAGAATTGCATAGAAAGGCTTGTTGTTATGACGACAGGAAAGACTATACAACCGAGAGACATCACATACCAGAGGGAGAGTGCAGGTGTATCTCTGGATAAAAATAAGGATACTTACACTTCAGAGACACTTGTAAATATGGAAAAACAGAAAATAATAGACGCCTTGAAGCAAACAGGTGGAGTTCAGTCACGAGCGGCAAAACTCCTTGGAATCACCCAGAGACAGATTGGGTATAAGATAAAGAAGTATGGCATTATTCCTTGAATATCTTTTTTATATCTC
This window encodes:
- a CDS encoding P-II family nitrogen regulator, translating into MKKVEAIIKPFKLDEVKDALNNIGVQGITVTEVRGFGRQKGHTEFYRGAEYVVDFLPKVKLEIVTPDDMVPRIIETIENVARTGRIGDGKIFVTSVEEVIRIRTGEKGESAI
- the nifA gene encoding nif-specific transcriptional activator NifA, producing MKKEDILHFKNLELATLYEISKILGSSLDIKRNLNSSMKILSDFMGMRRGTVTLLDTETNELTIVSAYGLTKDEIKRGRYKIGEGIVGRAVKTGYPVIIPDVGKEPLFLDRTRSRGDIKRENISFLCVPIKVKGEILGVLSADRLFADKRISFEEDIRVLSIVASLIGQALKLSQIVQREKEELIEEKERLSQELKGRYRIDNIIGQSERMQEVFETVYRVAGSKATILIRGESGTGKELIAKAIHYNSERANKPFVKINCAALPETLLESELFGHEKGAFTGAMFERKGRFEIADGGTLFLDEIGDLSHPLQVKLLRFLQEREFERIGSSKTIKVDVRLIAATNIDLENAVREGRFREDLYYRLNVVPIFLPSLRERKDDIPLLVEHFLERFNKENGKDVRLSPQSMDIIMKSEWRGNVRELENCIERLVVMTTGKTIQPRDITYQRESAGVSLDKNKDTYTSETLVNMEKQKIIDALKQTGGVQSRAAKLLGITQRQIGYKIKKYGIIP